Proteins from one Emys orbicularis isolate rEmyOrb1 chromosome 2, rEmyOrb1.hap1, whole genome shotgun sequence genomic window:
- the TOPBP1 gene encoding DNA topoisomerase 2-binding protein 1 gives MKSDKEPFFVKFIKSSGNSEYFFKALESIKEFQSEEYLQILEEVPALNIKENDKSLYICDPFSGIVFSHLKKLGCRIVGPQVVIFCMQHQRCVPRAEYPVHNMAMADVTISCTSLEKETREEIHKYVQMMGGRVYRDLNASVTHLIAGEVGSKKYLVAAALKKPVLLPTWVKALWEKSQQGMVRYTDISMEDFICPLFRGCTICVTGLSSVDRKEVQRLTTEHGGQYTGQLKMNECTHLIVQEPKGQKYECAKKWNVQCVSIQWFFDSIENGFCQDEAMYKTESVQKQNTTPSTSTPTSQASKPDSRTLSDVSHISNISLNGINETACSSAMSSRLDPPPDDLENLDISSFQAPDDLLDGCRIYLCGFSGRKLDKMRRLINCGGGVRFNQLNEDVTHVIVGEYNDELKQFLNKTTHRPHAVTAKWLLECFGKGYLLPVEQYIPLNYQPIENTILEQPGIKRTVPKSNSLTKKEAVKLVQHQKADEDDLLSQYVNNDSTLIEVEKLETGHFSDAAHITIQEEKQSSICHSSLTQTSTVVEEGLFGRKRFLLLGFGEEDESCIVEIIKENAGKVLPPQNRAIADYAVVPLLGCKVESTVGDVVTNTWLIMCVEQQLLLNPQSNPLFTPVSVMEGSTPLEDCVLSFSQFTGAERDSLVFLAGLLGARVQEFFVRRANPKKGMFASTHLVVKEPDGSKYEAAKKWNLPAVTMAWLLQSARTGKKADESKFPVENTTKESFISQPNKTETTIMSSDIPDHPSNLLETGKKTAVTPLDVNRFQSKAFHSVISHHIGQKPTLPAEGRLLQKEPSLHLDTPSKFLSKDKLFKPSFDVKDALAALETPGAPNQRNRKPSTPLSEIIGRNLKLALANSARHTAALTASPQLRAAQAEVVEDSKPLADLVICVSKKLSKKQSELNAVAASLGADYRWCFDETVTHFIYQGRQNDSSKEYKSVKERGIHIVSEHWLLESAQEYKRLPESLFPHTYNPKMSLDISAVQDGRLSSSRLSSTGKTAKEAESISVDENDTGDVTTNQVKEAVTVREEQIAANEAKGVLTQTLEMRENFQKQLQEIMSATSIVKPQAQRGSLSRNGFDSSPTTPDGTRSVRNGRSRVLEALRQSRQAVMDINTEPSQNEQIVWDDPTAREERARLVSNLQWPNSPSQYSEQIQTDVNNMNDSPFRESFVDREVVELAVHDSGDTGVAEVPKHPTYSDPETPVKDDQVIPTPQAPSIAFPLANPPVAPQPKEKAITVDEKVDEEPEKQRKFQLSSLNPQERIDYCHLIEELGGLVLEKQCFDPSCTHIIVGHPLRNEKYLASMAAGKWVLHRSYLEACRAAGCFVQEEDYEWGSNSILNVLSGINVNQKKLALAAMRWRKKIHKRRQETGIIEGAFSGWKVILNVDQTKEAGFKRLLQSGGAKVLPGHSLLLYKEATHLFADFSKLKPDDARVNVLEAAAQGVNCLKPEYIADYLIQELPPPMECYCLPEAVSYLQNSKELGIGLSQKRKAAGETSKVKRSRIH, from the exons TTACATCTGTGACCCTTTTAGTGGCATTGTTTTTAGTCACCTCAAAAAG CTTGGCTGTAGAATCGTTGGACCACAGGTAGTCATATTTTGTATGCAGCACCAGCGATGTGTCCCGAGAGCTGAATACCCTGTTCATAATATGGCCATGGCTGATGTAACAATATCCTGTACTAGTCTTGAAAAAGAAACTAGG GAAGAAATTCATAAGTATGTACAGATGATGGGTGGCCGTGTGTACAGAGATCTCAATGCATCAGTAACTCATCTTATAGCTGGAGAAGTTGGCAGCAAGAAATATTTAGTGGCTGCTGCTCTGAAGAAACCCGTATTGCTTCCCACTTGGGTAAAAGCATTGTGGGAGAAGTCGCAACAAGG tatGGTTAGATACACAGATATAAGCATGGAAGACTTCATATGTCCTTTATTTCGTGGCTGTACAATCTGTGTAACTGGCTTAAGTAGTGTGGACAGGAAGGAGGTCCAGCGTCTCACTACTGAGCATGGTGGTCAATACACAGGGCAGCTCAAGATGAATGAGTGCACCCACCTCATTGTTCAAGAGCCAAAAG GCCAGAAATATGAATGTGCCAAAAAATGGAATGTGCAGTGTGTGTCCATCCAGTGGTTTTTTGACAGTATCGAGAACGGTTTCTGCCAGGATGAGGCAATGTATAAGACAGAGTCTGTACAAAAGCAAAATACCACACCCAGTACATCAACTCCTACTAGCCAAGCCAGCAAACCTGACA GTCGTACCCTTTCAGATGTCAGCCACATTTCCAATATCAGTTTGAATGGCATTAATGAAACTGCATGTAGCTCTGCAATGAGCAGCAGGTTGGATCCTCCTCCTGATGATCTGGAAAATTTGGATATCAGTTCTTTTCAAGCCCCTGATGATTTACTAGATGGGTGTCGA ATTTATCTCTGTGGCTTCAGTGGTAGGAAGTTAGATAAAATGAGAAGGCTTATTAACTGTGGTGGTGGTGTTCGATTTAATCAGCTCAATGAAGATGTCACCCATGTTATTGTGGGAGAATATAATGATGAACTGAAGCAGTTTTTGAACAAGACTACTCACAG gcCTCATGCAGTGACAGCAAAATGGTTGCTGGAGTGCTTTGGTAAGGGTTACTTACTTCCAGTGGAGCAGTATATCCCTCTGAACTACCAGCCAATAGAAAATACAATTTTGGAGCAACCCGGAATTAAGCGAACTGTTCCCAAAAGTAATAGTCTCACAAAAAAAGAAGCTGTGAAGCTTGTACAGCACCAGAAAGCAGATGAAGATGACCTCCTCTCTCAATATGTGAATAATGATTCCACATTAA ttgaAGTTGAAAAGCTAGAAACTGGTCACTTCAGTGATGCCGCTCATATTACCATTCAAGAAGAGAAGCAGTCCTCTATCTGTCATAGTTCACTGACACAGACTTCTACAGTGGTTGAAGAAGGCTTATTCGGCAGAAAGAGGTTCCTTCTTTTGGGTTTTGGTGAAGAGGATGAGTCCTGCATTGTAGAAATTATAAAGGAGAATGCTGGGAAAGTTCTACCTCCTCAAAACAGAGCAATTGCAGACTATGCTGTGGTTCCTTTACTGGGATGCAAGGTGGAGTCAACTGTAGGAGATGTTGTTACAAACACATGGCTG ATTATGTGTGTAGAACAGCAGCTCCTTTTAAACCCTCAGTCCAACCCACTTTTCACCCCAGTATCAGTAATGGAAGGAAGCACTCCTCTGGAAGACTGTGTGCTGTCTTTCAGCCAGTTTActggtgcagagagagactccctGGTGTTCTTGGCAGGTCTTCTTGGAGCAAG AGTCCAGGAATTCTTTGTGCGAAGAGCCAACCCAAAGAAAGGAATGTTTGCCAGCACCCACCTAGTGGTCAAAGAGCCAGATGGTTCTAAGTATGAAGCAGCAAAGAAATGGAATTTACCTGCAGTCACTATGGCTTGGCTCTTGCAATCTGCAAGGACAGGAAAGAAAGCAGATGAAAGCAAGTTCCCAGTTGAAAAT ACTACAA AAGAGAGTTTCATAAGTCAGCCCAACAAGACAGAGACAACTATAATGTCTTCAGATATACCAGACCATCCTAGCAATCTCCTTGAAACTGGGAAGAAAACAGCTGTGACGCCTCTTGATGTGAACCGGTTCCAGAGTAAAGCTTTCCATAGTGTGATCTCGCACCATATTGGGCAAAAGCCAACCCTTCCTGCAGAAGGAAGACTACTCCAGAAAGAACCATCTTTACACCTTGACACACCATCCAAATTTCTTTCCAAAGATAAGCTCTTCAAGCCTTCATTCGATGTAAAG GATGCCCTGGCAGCTTTGGAAACTCCAGGGGCTCCCAATCAGAGAAACAGGAAACCAAGTACTCCTCTCTCTGAAATCATTGGCAGGAACTTGAAATTAGCTCTGGCAAACAGCGCTCGTCATACAGCAGCTCTTACTGCCAGCCCTCAGCTGCGGGCTGCACAAGCAGAAGTG GTGGAAGATTCAAAACCTCTTGCTGATCTAGTCATATGTGTTAGTAAGAAACTCAGTAAAAAGCAAAGTGAACTGAATGCTGTTGCCGCTTCTCTGGGAGCAGATTACAG ATGGTGCTTCGATGAAACAGTAACTCACTTCATCTACCAGGGAAGACAAAATGACAGCAGTAAGGAATACAAATCTGTTAAAGAAAGGGGCATACACATTGTTTCAGAGCATTGGCTTTTAGAG AGTGCACAAGAATATAAACGACTTCCTGAATCTCTGTTCCCTCACACTTACAATCCCAAAATGAGTCTGGATATCAGTGCAGTGCAAGATGGCAGACTTTCTTCCAGTAGACTTTCATCAACTGGAAAAACAGCAAAGGAAGCTGAG AGTATTTCAGTGGATGAAAATGACACAGGAGATGTAACTACTAACCAGGTAAAGGAAGCAGTCACAGTAAGAGAGGAGCAAATTGCAGCAAATGAAGCCAAAGGAG TTTTAACCCAGACACTGGAAATGAGGGAGAACTTTCAAAAGCAACTACAGGAGATCATGTCTGCAACATCAATAGTGAAACCACAAGCACAAAGAGGATCATTGTCAAGGAATGGTTTCGACAGTTCCCCTACCACACCAGATGGCACACGATCTGTGCGTAATGGTCGTAGTAGAGTCTTGGAAGCTCTAAG GCAGTCACGGCAAGCAGTGATGGACATAAACACAGAGCCATCACAAAATGAGCAGATTGTCTGGGATGACCCCACTGCAAGAGAGGAAAGAGCAAGGCTCGTCAGCAACTTACAGTGGCCCAATAGTCCTTCACAGTACTctgaacaaattcagactgatgTAAATAACATGAATGATTCCCCTTTCAGGGAATCCTTCGTTGATAGAGAAGTTGTTGAATTAG CTGTTCATGATTCTGGGGACACAGGTGTGGCAGAGGTCCCAAAGCATCCAACATATAGTGATCCAGAAACCCCAGTAAAAGATGATCAAGTGATCCCCACACCGCAAGCTCCTAGCATTGCCTTCCCGCTGGCTAACCCTCCTGTGGCTCCACAGCCCAAAGAAAAG GCTATTACAGTAGATGAGAAGGTTGATGAAGAACCAGAAAAACAGCGCAAATTCCAGCTGTCTTCACTTAATCCTCAAGAGCGAATCGATTACTGCCATCTGATTGAGGAACTAG GAGGACTGGTGCTTGAGAAGCAGTGCTTTGACCCAAGTTGTACGCACATCATTGTGGGACATCCTCTTCGAAATGAGAAATACTTGGCCTCGATGGCTGCTGGAAAGTGGGTGCTTCATCGTTCCTACCTGGAGGCCTGCAGAGCAGCTGGCTGCTTTGTACAG GAGGAAGATTATGAATGGGGAAGTAACTCCATACTCAATGTTTTGTCTGGAATCAATGTAAACCAAAAGAAACTAGCACTTGCAGCCATGAGATGgaggaaaaaaatccataaaaggAGGCAGGAAACTGGCATCATTGAG GGGGCATTTAGTGGCTGGAAAGTGATTTTGAATGTTGACCAAACCAAGGAAGCAGGATTCAAACGTCTTCTTCAATCAGGAGGAGCAAAG GTGCTGCCAGGTCATTCTCTGCTTCTCTATAAAGAAGCTACTCACCTTTTTGCTGACTTCAGTAAACTGAAACCAGATGATGCCAGAGTTAATGTACTGGAGGCTGCTGCCCAAGGAGTGAACTGTTTGAAACCAGAATACATTGCTGACTACCTCATACAG GAGCTTCCTCCTCCCATGGAGTGTtactgtctgccagaagctgttTCTTATCTTCAAAATAGCAAAGAACTGGGAATTGGATTATCTCAGAAGAGAAAAGCAGCTGGAGAAACAAGCAAAGTCAAAAGATCCAGAATACACTGA